GAGGCATAAGTGCTAGGCTACATTTTATCTTGCATATCTTTTACTATCATAATGTGACATAGGCTGTTAAAAAGTTGATAGATCTCAACATAAGAATAGTATTGATACATATGCTACATTGGTTATCCTGATGTGAAGCAATCAAGTTCTGATGAGCAGATGGTTAATTTTCATATGCAGAGAAGAACTGGCATCTGACAATTCCTGGATTTTCAACTGAAGAACGAAATTTCCAGAGAAAACATGTAAGAATTGACATTATTTGGAAATCCGTGCATTATTTTGGCTTTATATGTCAAACACCCATCTAGCGATGGAGTGGAAACAGGATAGTCCgatttgaattaaaatatttggagaattattatttttcatccCATTCACTGGCTCTTTTGTCCCCTCATGTGTGTGTTCATGTGGAGTCCAAACTGTTTATTCCCTCTATTGTGCAAACTTCTTAGTATTTTCAAATGAAATAACACTTGAAAGTTGAAGATAtacattttgatattttgagtTCAAATTAATGTGCAGTTATCTGGTGATCTCCACAAGAAGCGTCTTGATACGGTGAGCGCAATCTGTACACATGTTTAATGTGAATTCTCCTATTGCATGATAAAACTTATTTTAGTCTAATTATCTTGTCAGATTCGTGCTAATAGGGAGTCTCCGCACTCAGAAACAAACAATAACAATCCTAGAGAGATGATCAGACAAGAGCTGGGCAACCCAGTTGTTAATAACCACTTAATAAGACCTTCACTCAGTTCAGAGAAGCTAGTTTCCCAATCAACAGGTTCTCAAATGCTGCATCAGATCACACGATTTTAGTGGATATATTCCTCATTTCTGATGGAGACTTCATGCCGGTTGGATGTTGCATGGACCTTGATGGTGAGTATTCACGCTTTCATGTCAACATGCTAATACGCCCAAAAGAATGACCAAAAGAAAGTGAGATTGATATGCCATACAATGTGCACGTGCATCTTGTGCTAAGAAATTCTGTTGTCGTAAAATTGGATCTTAGCTGTTTTTTTCCCTGTAGGTTTTCATTTTGCTATTTCGTTATATATCAAATGTTAAATATCCTATTCCTGAAAAATATGGTGCATGCAATCTGGTTCACGCTTAGCGTTGGACTGTTTGTAACAGGAAAAATTTCTTAGGTGACCAAGATTATGGACCATCAAGTTAAAGTGTGCCAGGTGGCATCATTTTTTACAACTACCAGTTAATGAAAGCTACATCATTTCTAAATGAAACGtactaattaattatcaattaatgTGGCTTTCATTAATCGATAGTCATAGTTGTGAATAATGACGCCAGGTAACACACTtaaaactatggtttataattccTCTTGGAGGACTTGAATCACTTGATTCACTTTAAGAATTTCTCCGGCAACAGAACTCCTTATCACCTTACTAGATAGATTGCCTCAATTTTAGGTagttcatgattaaaaaaaaaagtttgggtAGCTCTTGAGATTGAAAATTTGAGAGGTAACTTGCAATGTAAGATATCTTTCATGGACTTGTGTAATGAATTACGTAATGCATTTTACCTAGATGTGAATTGCAATtgctttattcattttttagaaCGACGCTGTTgcttattttatgattttagttTTGCATCTAACCCTTGTTGCATCTGCTTGGCAGTTTTAATTGACAGAAACATTACCTGTAGAAGCAGACCTGTAAGTATATGGGAGCAGTAGAGACCGACGAAATTGGTTAAAGGATTGGAGCAGTGATTATCTAATTTATAGTTATTTTGATGTATGATTTATCTAATCTAGTGATTAGCATCATAAAAGTATGATTACGAAAAAAAGAAAACTATAATTTGTTTGGGGAGGGATCAATGAGCCTATAAAATTAGATCCCTTGCCCCAGCTTAAGGTATAAATGGattgatatattatttgttacagaaagcttgtttttgtttgtttagatTTTTTGGATTCGGTTTATCATCTGTATCTCTTCAGAACTTCATATTAAACTACTTGATATTCTCTAATAGAATATGTTTGGGTTTTGAATATATTTAATGTGCGTTTATACAATAccaaataaattcatttatactaattttatatttaaatgaaagTTTATTTATATCCTGAAATTGATgtattacaaaaaatatttagtttaattttaatttatgtttaaagattggatttagattttatttctatcaattaaatttttaatgacATAAACACTTTAATGAAAAATAactaaatcatttaaaagtCGATAGTAAACAGgtaattatgatttaatttatgCGAGAATTTTAGTAATGATCTATTATTTTAGTTGCAATAATAGTTTTGAATTGATTGATatcatttgaaatttttagCTCGAATTAAAAGCATCTAAATTTTATCTCAATTGATTAAAAATCATATATGTTACTGTATATTAATTAGTaaaaggcaaaaggtacaaaaacaTCCTCGTAggttttacaaaagtacaaatcagcctttttatttttttttggatataattaagctctctttgttttcaaatagaacaaataactcatttcgtccaacaccattataaacactcgttaatggctgacatgtctctcataatcatataggaaagaagttcaaaaataattttaatgtttataatgtttaccgaatatttgagggggtaagtgtacCAAAAGTCAACTAAaaaaatttttttgtttgattttaaaacaacgagggtttaattgttcaattttaaaaacacgagggtttaattgtgcccaaaaaaagtaaaaagtcaGATTTGTATTTTTGAACAAAAGTCGAGGATTTTTTGTTCCTTCTGCCTTATTTAAAAGTTACTTAAAAATACAAAGTCAGTACATGATATAATACTGTAATGGATGAAATATTAAAAGTTGAGAGGTGTAATAGGTTTAAAATAAAGACAAGGGGTGTAAAATGTCAATCATGTGAAGTTCAAGGATGAAATGTAGCTGAAAGCTTGGACTCCTCTGTCTGGGGGAAGCCTATAAATTAATCCCCAAACCAGCGACGGTTTTTCTAACAGAAACGAAACAATGGCGGCAGAGTCGCCGACTGCagctaaaaaaggtaaattaaCTTATCTATAATCAAAAATCATCCCTAATTTTCACTCAGTTACATACTCCGATCAATTAATGTATGTTATCTTCTGTGATTTTTGTTATTTGATGCAGTGATTGTTCAATTGAAAGCAACCGCCGATGCTCCGATACTCAAGCAAAACAAGTTCAAGGTTTGTTcttcaatttatatttacaattctttacttctattattttattatgtagTATAATTTTGTGGATTGAATTTTGATGCCAAATTAGGTTTTAATGTATGTGGATGTATTTATAATGGTGTATCAGCAAACTCCTTTTATGAATTGGTTTCACTAGTGCATTTTTTAATGTAACAATGATCAGAACTCgatatttttatcgattgatGTGTAGCCGttcgtttaacttttttagtgatttgttgTTCGATTTCACAGATACTTGGGACTGATAAATTTGCTAAGGTGATTGACTTTTTGCGACGACAGCTTCACCGAGAGACAGTGGTAGCTTATCTTTGATGTGATTTCATTTATTGACCcgttgtttttcaattttttatagtCTATGTGctccaaaatattaattcttgTTTCCCTTTATTGTTTTTGTAGTTTGTATATCTCAACAGTTCGTTCTCACCAAACCCTGATGAATTGGTTATTGATCTTTTGAATGTAAGttttagaattaaaaattattacttaTCTGATGTCGTATCATGTTAAGTCGTGTAAATTATCTATTCATGTCTTAACTAAATTTTCTTGTATGCTTTCTCTGTTCCCTCGTATGTCCTGATAAGTGCACCCACAATACATTAGACGAGCTTCAcgaattacaatttttttatcttgatATGTATCTGATCAAACACTAGCTGAGCTGTGTAGTACACTGCCACATCAGTGTGTGTTCTCAGAAGTTTATTCGCCTCGCATTGTCTGCGATGTCCACCTTCTTCCAGTTTTAAGTTTGTGCAAACATTAATTTGACTAGCTGACCTTTCCTCTTGACATGAAGGCCATATATCATTGCATGTTATAGATTGAGAATAAAACTTATGAATTAAGTATGCAACAGTCAAATTGACTCATTTGTCATTGAAATAGTTTTTCAACTATATCCAAGCTAAgttttttattattctaaatttatttttatgatgagGTTTTCCCAATCATACTGAGTTTCTGCACATCTGAAATATTCTCATTTTGATACATTTCTCTATGATTTAACCACTGTTTTTAATCCAATGTTGCAGAATTTTGGGGTGGATGGTAAATTGCTGGTCAATTATGCTTGTTCCATGGCCTGGGGCTAATTACCAGTCATGAATGCTCTTACTTCACTATTCATGATGTAAGAACCTTTCAATATTTCATGGATAATGTCTACTCTGCTTTCTTATTTGTTTTTACAAGTTTTAAGATGAACATGTTGGACTTACCTCTAccatattttttctttcggTTCTACTTGTAGTCACTAATTTCTTATCTTGTTACTTTtgtaaattagtttattttttggaTTAGACCGAATATTCACGACACTGCTAGAAGATTAGAGTTGAGTGAACTTGAGATGTGCATTAGATGATTGCCTTCAAGTCAACTCAAGATATAGGGTAGGAGTGCTGGATCCAAGGCATGTTACTTCAACAACGTATGTACTCATTTCACTTACATACTCAAGTAAAAAATCATTTGGTTGTGCTGCTTTAATTATGAGTACTATGATAGTAAAAACTTGTGATGTCATTTCATTTCAATGGTCAAATGATTGCTCGATCCAGTGTTTAAATGCTTCTCTTTTTCACCTGTATGAATGAATTAAGCTTGTGGGGGTATCTCCATTACTCCATGCATAGAAAAGATTAAGGGTGTGCTTTTGGCTCAAACCGAACCGAGCCAAACCAGAATTCTCCTAAACTGAGcgattcggttcggttatttttggtttggtttacgtgaagtgaatttttttatatccaaAATCAAAATCGAATTGagaactgatttttttttgtaatattacaAACAAGCCAAACCAAATTTGTTAGTTTTATTCGGTTTCAGATGGTTTGTGCGCATCCTAGATAAGAGATGCAGTAACAATCTGACGATTTCATTTTTGTGCAATGTGGTGGGTGGAGTACATTAAACTCGATCATCTTCCTTGTacgttttttcatgttttactATCAGAAACGAAATCTTGTAGTTTAGACAAATTATGGGCACGCAGGATTTATGTGACATTAGCATGTAGTTTAAAGGAAGTCAGGCTGTACTAATTTTCGTTGTAATATTgcaacaaaccaaaccaaaccaaatcttGTAGTTTAAATTATGGGCACGCAGGATTTATGTGACATTAGCATGTAGCATTGGCCAGCCATATAATAACCTCACCGATCCGTGAACATCTTACTCTTTATTTTTGATTCTTTCTGTCTTATCTTGTCATTGAACAAACTTTTATATCTAATTTGGATTTATATgaatcataattttatataaattttacaaaattaatttaaaaatcattttattaaattcagcacaaatatgaatattatgttagtataaatataaatatgaatttcTTTTACTACTCTTGATGTCAATTTTTTCTTTGTAGTAGTGCAAACTAATTAAGAAGTGGGCCAATATTTGGAATCATTATTAATTTGTTACAGTAAAAGCCCAAAAGAGAGAAACATGTGAAGAGAGAAAGGACGATCAGTAATGCTTCTTAAATTTGGACCAAACAATTATTTTGGCCCAATTACTTTCCTACTTTATTTTCATGTTCTAACCTTTTTTTGTCAGTAATAGATCATTTCATTACATCTTGTATACTTTTGTAATTTCCATCGGAGATTTCAAGGAATTCAATTTCTAATCACCATACTATCCCTATATATATAGGCTAGTACAAGAGCAGGATCCAGTGTCAATCGGCGGTAGCcagtaatttttgtttttagcaGATAGGCAGATCAGTGTCTTAAAAATCAGACCGAACCGGCCAGTTGATCAGGTCCAAAACTATAGAAAAAATGGATTTTTTagttgaatcgggttagaccgGATTGAACCGAAATAAACCGATGATCGAAagttgaaccggtaaaaaccAGTGAACCataatttcttcaaatttaataaattggcTGAACTAATCACTGAACTGGTTGAACTACGGCCTCACCAGTTAAGCCGCcagttcgatttttaaaacactggacaatattaaattgatagaaGATCACAAATATACCGAAGAGGCACACCTACAAAAGTTATTATATTGGACCATGTTTAACTTCATGTGTTGATACCTTAGAAAAAACGCAcggttaaatttttatattaatgcaTCTTTTAAATTGAACATCTTCATTATAAATTGTATATGTTGAATCTTAGgtcttcaaaaataaaatttcatgatATTAGTCTCATTTAGGGTTGTAAATGAACCAAATTGCTCGCGAGCGGTTAAATATTCGGCTCGTTACGAACAATTCATAAATGAGCTCGTTTAATTGTTTTTGAACGAATTCACATATAAGGTCAATTAATAATTCGTGAACTGATTCGTATAAAAACTCTTTATTGCGAACTAACTCCTACGAAAACTCAATAAATAATTCGCAAACTAGctcattattaaattatatataaaatattttttaaattattaaatttaaatagttatATGTTATGGTTTTATAGTTTAATAAGTCTCTAATCATAAAAATGAATTTAGATCCGGTTCATATTAAACTCGTATTCGTTTGTTTAACAGTAAATAAGGTGAGCTCGTAATGGTACGTTTAGCTAATAAAAAGATTCGAGTGTATTCCTGAGCTCGTTTTTTAGCAGTTAAACGAATTACCGGCAGAACACGAACTAGACataaacattataaattttaattaatctgAACATATGAATAAATCGTTGAAAGCTTGAATAACTATTTTGGATGTCCTTAAAATACAaagcaaataaaatttataaattttaattttagttacaAAATTGAAgtattttgaccaaaaaaacaaaaattgaagtAAACGcgtaatagataaaaaaaaagtcactGAAAATTTCTGATAACCAAAATGAGGCCACAtttatttggattgtttttgccTGTGTATGCATGTATAAATATTAGAGCGAGGTTTGAATCACGACGAAACGAAGAAATGAGAGATATTAAAATAGGGCACAGACCCCAAAGCAGCACTGCCAAAACAGATAGAGATTTGCAGTGAGACTTGGAATATAAGACGAGagcaaaagaaaatcaaaattactTTCAACTTTGAGCTCACAAAACCAACAAATTTCagacatattatttatatactgCTACAACAAAACCCATTACACAGTTTTTGAGATAAATTCGAGATAATAGATTATAATTATGAGTAATTGGTTAGGTTTCACAGTCAGTCCACACCTGAGGATCGATGATGAGTTCACTAACagagatgaagaagaagaacaccaccaccaccaccagcaGCAGCAAAATATGTCCGTTATGCCTATACGTTCTGATGGATCTCTCTGCATCGTTGATCCTTTTAGACACTCGAATGGTTCTCAAGGTACTTACtctaataatatttattaggGTTTTGATCTTCAGATTCttaaattttctgtttttgcttttttttttaagtttgtgATGATTATTCCTTTTAAAGATTGGAGATATGATGAGAGCAATATGGATTCAATAAGTGCAACTGAAGAAGGTCCAAAGCTGGAAGATTTTCTAGGATGTTACTCAAATTCTCAAGAAGAAGATCAAACTCAAACCCAAAACTTTGTTAACAGAATTAATGTTAATGTGCCACCAAGCTTTAACACTGCCAACAATGGAGATTATCAATATATTGAAAACCCACAAACCCTAATCTCTAACAATGACCACCGTAACCTCCATCACTGTGATCCAAACCCTAGCCATAACCCTAGTGGTGGCATGTATCACGTACCGTTTGAGAGTGGTGCTAGTTCAGTTTCTGGGCTCAAATCTTGGCTAAGACAGACTCCATTTTCTAGTGAGAAATCTTCAAATGAGATCAACAATTGTATTTTTCAGCCGTTATCATTAACAATGAGTCCGAGTTCTCAAAATTTAATGATTGAAGTTGGTGAGAATCGTAAACGACCAGTTGCTAAATCTCTTACTAAAGAACCTGTTCCTCGTAAATCTATTGACACTTTCGGACAAAGAACATCGCAATACAGAGGTGTCACGAGGTAAATAATTatttacagtttttttttttcaatttttttctttgagtAATTAGCATGACATGAACATATTGTAGGCATAGATGGACCGGAAGATATGAAGCCCATTTGTGGGATAATAGTTGCAGAAAAGAAGGACAAACAAGAAAAGGAAGACAAGGTAATATTTAGATGAattgattttcattttatttactgttttgtttttctttgttCAAAAGAATTTACTAACGGTTGATTTTTTTCACTGTGGACTTCTCTCTTACTGTGTCTACCTTCTGCAGTTTACCTTGgtaaggtgaaactattggaatTTTCCAATttgcttgtttttattttgtcattagatatttatatattttgaagtGATTATCCAATGCAATGTTATTCCACGTCATTCGTGCGACTAGCCAATACGATATCTATAATGTTGTAATATTTAATggttattcaatttttatta
This window of the Mercurialis annua linkage group LG5, ddMerAnnu1.2, whole genome shotgun sequence genome carries:
- the LOC126682266 gene encoding ubiquitin-like protein ATG12, producing the protein MAAESPTAAKKVIVQLKATADAPILKQNKFKILGTDKFAKVIDFLRRQLHRETVFVYLNSSFSPNPDELVIDLLNNFGVDGKLLVNYACSMAWG